GATGCCCTGGAAGTAGCTCGGGTGCTTGGTCTCCGGGTACACGCCGATGGGCTGGTCGTCGCGGTGCCAGCGGCGGCCGCCTTCGCGGCGCGCCTCTTCCTTGCGCGCCTCGTTGGCGCGCTCGACGAGTTGCAGCACCTCCTCGAACGTCGGGATCTCGAACTGGCCGTCGAAGCGCGTGTTGGCGGCTCGCACGGCGGGCAGGCGCTCGCGGGCGCGCAGCGTCTTCAGCTCGGCGAGCGTGAAGTCTTCCGTGAACCAGCCGGTGATGGCGGTGCCGTCGATGGTCTTCGTGGTCTTGCGCGCGGCGAACTCGGGGCGGTCGACCACGTCGGTGGTGGCTTCGCGCACGGAACCGTCGGCGTTCAGGATCGCGATGGCGTTCTCGTGGCGGGCGACGAGCACGCCGTCCTTCGTGATGACGAGGTCGGGCTCGACGAAGTCGGCGCCCTGCTCGATGGCCAGCCAGTAGGCCGCCAGCGTGTGCTCGGGCACGTAGCCGCTCGCACCGCGGTGGGCGATCAGCGTGGGCTTGGCCGGCTGGGCGGGCTTGTGGTCGTGGGCGAGGGCCGGGGCGCAGAGCGCGGTGGCCAGCGCCAGCACGGCGGCGAGACGAAGGGGACGCAGGGTCATCGGGAGCCTCCTTGGGTTGAGTCGGAAAACGATAGGGCCGCCCCGTGACGGACACATGACCTATGCTGCCCCTCCGTAGGCCCTCCCGCAAGCATGATTCCCACCGCCCTCCGCACGATCCTGCCGCTGTCGCTCGTCACCTGCACCAGCATGCTGGCGATGGACCTGTACCTGCCCGCCGTGCCATCGCTGCTGGGGGCGCTCGGCATCTCCGTGCCGCTGGCGCAGGCCACGGTCGCGGTGTTCCTCGCCGGCCTCGCGGCGTCGCAGCTGTTCTGGGGCGCGGCGCTGAACCGGCTCGGGCCCCGCCGCTGCGTGCTGGTCGGCGGCGGCCTGCTCGTGGCCACCAGCGCGGGCTGTGCCCTGGCGCCCGACATCGCCTGGCTGCTCGCGATGCGCTTCGTGCAGGGCGCCGCGGCCGGGGCCGCCGCGGTGGTGGCGCCGAGCGTCGTGCGCGCCACGCTCGGCGACCACGACGCGGTGCGCGGCCTCGCCGCCATCTCGATGATCGAGTCGGCCGTGCCCGCGGCCGGGCCGGTGCTGGGCGCGGCGCTGCTGCTCGTGACGGACTGGCGGGGCACGTTCTGGGTGCTCGCGGCCGTGACATTCGCCGTGCTGCCCTTCGTCGTGAAGGTCTCGCCGAAAGTGCTGCCCGGCCTGGACCGCAGCGTGCCGTCCGGCTACGGCACGCTGCTGCGCCACGGCAAGTTCGTGCGCATCGCACTGTCGCAGGCGCTGTGCATGGGGGCGCTGCTGACCTTCGTCGCCAGCGCGCCGCAGCTCGTCGTGAACGCCTTCGGCCTCGGCAACGCGGCCTTCGCCACGTTGCAGGTGCTGAGCGTGGCGACGTTCATGGTGGCGGCCAGCCAGTCCGGCCGCATCAGCAAGGGCGTGGGCGCGCCCCGGGCGATCCAGATCGGCGCGGGCCTGCACGTGCTGCTGTGCGCACTGCTGCTGGCGGCAAGCCTGGCAGGATCACTGCCGTTCACCGCGCTGCTGCTGTTCTGGTGCGCCTTCTGCGGTGCGCTGGCCGTGCGCGGACCGGCCTCGTTCAGCGAGGCGCTGTCGCTGCCGCCGTCGCAGATGGGGCGGGCGTCGGCGCTGATGATGCTGGCCATCCTGCTCGCGGGGGCGCTCGGCACACAGGCCGTGGCGCCCTTCCTCGCGGGCACGAGCCCGGCACCGCTCGCCCTCGCGATGCTGCTGATGTGCGGGGCTGCCTTCGCACTCGTCACCCCCGCCCCGAAGGCCCTCGCATAATCGCCGGACCACCACCTCACCGGAATGCCATGACCGCACGAGACCGTTCGTCCCGCCGCTGGCCCGACGCCGGGGGTGACGTCGCCGCGCTGATGCGGGCCGATGGCTGGGAATCGACCGCCCTCGGTCCGCCGGAGCGCTGGCCCGCGAACCTGAAGTCCGTGATCGGGCTGATGCT
This genomic stretch from Piscinibacter gummiphilus harbors:
- a CDS encoding MFS transporter; the encoded protein is MIPTALRTILPLSLVTCTSMLAMDLYLPAVPSLLGALGISVPLAQATVAVFLAGLAASQLFWGAALNRLGPRRCVLVGGGLLVATSAGCALAPDIAWLLAMRFVQGAAAGAAAVVAPSVVRATLGDHDAVRGLAAISMIESAVPAAGPVLGAALLLVTDWRGTFWVLAAVTFAVLPFVVKVSPKVLPGLDRSVPSGYGTLLRHGKFVRIALSQALCMGALLTFVASAPQLVVNAFGLGNAAFATLQVLSVATFMVAASQSGRISKGVGAPRAIQIGAGLHVLLCALLLAASLAGSLPFTALLLFWCAFCGALAVRGPASFSEALSLPPSQMGRASALMMLAILLAGALGTQAVAPFLAGTSPAPLALAMLLMCGAAFALVTPAPKALA
- a CDS encoding glycerophosphodiester phosphodiesterase; this encodes MTLRPLRLAAVLALATALCAPALAHDHKPAQPAKPTLIAHRGASGYVPEHTLAAYWLAIEQGADFVEPDLVITKDGVLVARHENAIAILNADGSVREATTDVVDRPEFAARKTTKTIDGTAITGWFTEDFTLAELKTLRARERLPAVRAANTRFDGQFEIPTFEEVLQLVERANEARKEEARREGGRRWHRDDQPIGVYPETKHPSYFQGIGKPLEQPLVRLLNRYGYTGKNAPVIIQSFETQNLRQLSRMTRVPLAQLLNGSGKPWDFVQSGDPRTYADLAKPAGLADIATYADGIGANTNLMIPLVGGRLGTPTTLVADAHAAGLIVHGWTFRAENTFLPNEFDAGTDPTALGDLEGQIHAFLKLGMDGFFTDQPFLGRKAIDSFVK